The following are from one region of the Stanieria cyanosphaera PCC 7437 genome:
- a CDS encoding glycosyltransferase family protein produces the protein MDYKQELITTIHDFGCDLDFLEEQLVKLSEDSPTAVLIPALYEELERPAIFGIREHLKTCAFVKTVVVCVYADTQAQYTKAVQFFSELPQQTFVIWENGTRVTQILEHLNDRGLSILNFKGKGRAVWLGLGIASLQASAIALHDADIVTYNRSYPLKLLFPLLEKEFGIAFNKAYYARLGDSPRNLNGRVARLFVTPLLTALTELFGYRQYLRYLSAYRYPLSGEFALTSDLALNIRIPGNWGLEIGLLAEVYRSLAEKRIAQIDLGIFDHKHQVIGNSSQEGLQKMCRDILRSLLRTLTETEQVVIGRDHIHALRVKFRREAQDYTRQYFVDARFNNLQYDRHQEEVITEMFEKVIIDAGELYFSDPAGAQIPDWTRALAVVPDLREQLRDAVMKDMGEVHAIACPRIEPIIVPPVPVFGNNGTVAAQ, from the coding sequence ATGGACTATAAACAGGAATTAATTACAACCATTCATGATTTTGGTTGTGACTTGGATTTTCTAGAAGAGCAATTAGTTAAATTGAGTGAAGATTCTCCTACCGCAGTTTTGATTCCTGCTTTATACGAAGAGTTAGAAAGACCGGCTATTTTTGGTATTCGCGAACATCTTAAAACTTGCGCGTTTGTTAAAACTGTTGTTGTTTGTGTTTATGCTGATACCCAAGCACAATATACTAAAGCAGTACAATTCTTTTCAGAATTACCACAACAAACTTTTGTAATTTGGGAAAATGGTACAAGAGTTACTCAAATTCTCGAACATCTTAATGATCGCGGTTTAAGTATTCTCAATTTTAAAGGCAAAGGTCGGGCGGTTTGGTTAGGTTTAGGAATTGCATCTTTGCAAGCAAGTGCGATCGCTCTTCATGATGCAGATATTGTTACTTATAATCGTTCTTATCCCCTTAAGCTACTATTTCCTTTGTTAGAGAAGGAATTTGGCATTGCTTTTAATAAAGCCTATTATGCTCGTCTAGGCGATTCTCCTCGCAATCTAAATGGTCGTGTAGCTCGTTTATTTGTTACTCCTCTACTCACTGCTTTAACTGAATTGTTTGGTTATCGTCAGTATTTGCGTTATTTAAGTGCCTATCGTTATCCTCTCTCTGGTGAATTTGCCTTAACGAGTGATCTCGCCCTCAATATTCGTATTCCTGGTAATTGGGGTTTAGAAATTGGTTTGTTAGCTGAAGTTTATCGCAGTCTTGCTGAAAAAAGAATTGCTCAGATCGATCTTGGTATTTTTGATCATAAACATCAAGTCATTGGTAACTCTTCCCAAGAAGGATTACAAAAAATGTGTCGGGACATTCTGCGTTCTTTATTGCGAACTTTAACAGAAACCGAACAAGTTGTGATTGGTCGCGATCATATTCATGCTTTACGAGTAAAATTCCGTCGTGAAGCTCAAGATTATACCCGCCAATACTTTGTTGATGCTCGTTTTAATAATTTACAATACGACCGCCATCAAGAAGAAGTAATTACGGAAATGTTTGAAAAAGTAATTATCGATGCTGGAGAATTATATTTTTCCGACCCCGCAGGAGCGCAAATTCCAGACTGGACAAGAGCTTTAGCGGTTGTACCAGACCTTAGAGAACAGTTACGGGATGCGGTAATGAAAGATATGGGTGAAGTTCATGCGATCGCTTGTCCCAGGATAGAACCGATCATCGTTCCACCTGTACCTGTCTTTGGTAACAATGGTACAGTAGCTGCTCAATAA
- a CDS encoding MFS transporter, which translates to MDREKLNFTTKLAYGAGDMGPAITANILVFFLLYFFTNVAGLPAGMAGSILAIGKVADAINDPITGILSDRTRTRWGRRLPWMLAGIIPFGIFFFLQWIVPQFDPNPEINHRWLYVYYVAIAILFNLAYTAVNLPYTALTPELTQDYNERTDLSSFRFAFSIGGSILSLILATVIFQAYPDNPVQQYWLLGLVSTALSVIALFWCTLGIQERGANPILNQPQKKIVGIIVTVIAGIVIVYGLANLQSIFDAMVAIIIGLELAVFGINLILSKTETHLSDSQAVSERIAEDQSANLPILEQLRIAFTNKPFLYIIGIYLCSWLAVQLTASILIYFVVSWMGLTEAAFPLVAIAVQGTALIMLFFWKYVSEKVGKKTVYFLGSGIWIIAQAGLFLIQPGQIGLMYLLAIMAGCGVSVAYLIPWSMIPDVIELDELNTGQRREGIFYSFMVLLQKFGLALALLLVGQALDLAGFIERPPGGEIPVQPESALLAIRIAVGPLPTIALVFGVILAYFYPITKEVHDEIRLNLQARKQTSENMREET; encoded by the coding sequence ATGGATCGAGAAAAGTTAAATTTTACTACTAAACTTGCTTATGGTGCAGGAGATATGGGTCCTGCAATCACGGCAAATATTTTAGTATTTTTCTTGTTATATTTCTTTACTAATGTAGCGGGTTTACCTGCGGGTATGGCGGGAAGTATTTTGGCAATTGGGAAAGTTGCAGATGCGATTAACGACCCGATTACAGGCATTTTAAGCGATCGCACTAGAACTCGTTGGGGTCGTCGTCTGCCTTGGATGTTAGCAGGAATCATTCCTTTTGGGATTTTCTTTTTTTTGCAATGGATTGTGCCTCAATTTGATCCCAATCCCGAAATTAATCATCGATGGTTGTATGTTTATTATGTCGCGATCGCAATTTTATTTAATTTGGCATATACGGCAGTAAATTTACCTTATACTGCGTTGACTCCAGAGTTAACTCAAGATTATAACGAGCGGACAGATTTAAGTAGTTTTCGCTTTGCTTTTTCAATTGGGGGTAGTATTCTGTCTTTAATTCTGGCAACCGTTATTTTTCAAGCTTATCCTGATAATCCTGTTCAGCAATATTGGTTGTTGGGTTTAGTTAGTACAGCTTTATCAGTGATTGCTTTATTTTGGTGTACTTTAGGAATTCAAGAAAGAGGTGCCAATCCGATCCTGAATCAACCACAAAAAAAGATAGTTGGGATAATTGTAACGGTAATAGCTGGGATAGTGATTGTTTATGGCTTGGCTAATCTTCAATCAATTTTTGACGCAATGGTTGCAATCATAATCGGATTAGAACTTGCCGTGTTTGGGATTAACTTAATTTTGAGCAAGACAGAAACTCATTTGTCTGATTCCCAAGCAGTTTCTGAGCGTATTGCCGAAGATCAAAGTGCTAATCTCCCTATTTTAGAACAGTTAAGAATTGCCTTTACCAACAAACCCTTTCTCTACATCATTGGCATTTATTTATGTTCCTGGTTAGCAGTACAATTAACTGCTTCGATCTTGATTTATTTTGTCGTCAGTTGGATGGGTTTAACAGAAGCTGCCTTTCCCCTAGTTGCGATCGCAGTTCAAGGGACTGCTTTGATTATGCTCTTCTTTTGGAAATATGTCAGCGAGAAAGTAGGCAAAAAAACAGTTTATTTTTTAGGTAGTGGTATCTGGATTATCGCTCAAGCAGGTTTATTTTTAATTCAACCAGGTCAAATCGGTTTAATGTATCTGTTAGCCATTATGGCTGGTTGTGGTGTCTCGGTAGCCTATTTAATTCCTTGGTCAATGATTCCCGATGTAATTGAACTAGATGAACTCAATACTGGTCAACGTCGTGAAGGGATTTTTTATAGCTTTATGGTACTGTTGCAAAAATTTGGTCTGGCTTTAGCATTATTGTTAGTTGGTCAAGCTTTAGACTTGGCTGGATTTATCGAAAGACCACCAGGCGGAGAAATTCCCGTTCAACCAGAAAGTGCTTTACTGGCGATCCGTATTGCAGTTGGTCCCTTACCTACTATTGCTTTAGTGTTTGGTGTAATTTTGGCTTATTTTTATCCCATTACCAAAGAAGTTCACGACGAGATTCGTCTCAATTTACAAGCGAGAAAACAAACTTCAGAAAATATGAGAGAGGAAACTTAA
- a CDS encoding DUF72 domain-containing protein has product MGNFYPSQTSASDFLRLYSERFTAVEANITFYAIPNLATIQRWREQTPASFRFCPKFPKSITHQGLLTPLIPAATDFLATIAQDLISYLLN; this is encoded by the coding sequence GTGGGTAATTTTTATCCTTCCCAAACCAGTGCTTCAGATTTTTTGCGTTTGTATAGTGAACGTTTTACCGCAGTTGAAGCTAATATTACTTTCTACGCTATTCCTAATTTAGCAACTATACAACGGTGGCGCGAACAAACTCCTGCCTCTTTTCGGTTTTGTCCTAAGTTTCCCAAAAGCATCACCCATCAAGGTTTACTTACTCCGCTTATTCCAGCAGCAACCGATTTTCTGGCAACTATAGCGCAAGACTTAATAAGTTACTTACTCAATTAA
- a CDS encoding DUF72 domain-containing protein, with protein MLLEFYLDTRPIYNSPDDPQLNSLRRKPKLPLQPTLTNDVSLIRFISHPQSQYNQLYLAEWVTRLSHWLPQGTQIYFFVHCPSEERSPEMARSFDHLLRKQLPIPTSPWQQLQLLPTQLELF; from the coding sequence ATTTTACTAGAGTTTTATTTAGATACTCGTCCGATTTATAACTCTCCTGATGATCCTCAACTCAATTCTTTACGCCGTAAACCCAAACTTCCTTTGCAACCAACCCTAACTAATGATGTGAGTTTAATTCGCTTTATCTCTCATCCTCAAAGTCAATACAATCAACTTTATTTAGCAGAATGGGTTACTCGTCTGAGTCATTGGTTACCTCAAGGCACACAAATCTATTTTTTTGTTCACTGTCCTTCAGAAGAGCGATCGCCTGAAATGGCTCGTTCTTTTGATCATCTTTTACGAAAACAACTACCAATTCCAACCTCACCTTGGCAACAATTGCAACTACTACCCACTCAACTTGAGCTATTTTAA
- a CDS encoding phosphoribosyltransferase, giving the protein MTDLYVSWSEYHQKIEALAVKIYQSGWEFNQIVCLAKGGLRVGDLLCRLYRQPLAILFTSSYTGKDNRTRGKITFSQHLASINSQLGDRILLVDDLVDSGVSLQESIKWLQKNYEPNIVEIRSAVIWYKSCSIATPDYYVDYLQDNPWIHQPFERYEQLSLAELTTIHNKIV; this is encoded by the coding sequence ATGACAGATCTATACGTTTCTTGGTCAGAATATCACCAAAAAATTGAAGCTTTGGCAGTCAAAATTTATCAATCAGGTTGGGAATTTAATCAAATTGTTTGTCTTGCTAAAGGAGGACTACGAGTTGGAGATTTGCTTTGTCGTCTTTATCGGCAACCGTTAGCTATTCTCTTTACTTCTTCTTATACAGGAAAAGATAATCGCACTAGAGGAAAAATAACTTTTTCTCAACACCTTGCTAGTATTAATTCCCAATTAGGCGATCGCATTTTATTAGTGGATGATTTGGTAGATTCAGGTGTTTCTTTGCAAGAATCAATTAAGTGGTTACAAAAAAATTATGAGCCAAATATTGTAGAAATACGTAGCGCAGTGATTTGGTACAAAAGTTGCTCGATTGCTACTCCAGATTATTATGTTGATTATTTACAAGACAATCCTTGGATTCATCAGCCTTTTGAACGTTATGAACAGCTTTCTCTAGCCGAACTCACTACTATACATAACAAAATCGTTTGA